The following coding sequences lie in one Arachis hypogaea cultivar Tifrunner chromosome 4, arahy.Tifrunner.gnm2.J5K5, whole genome shotgun sequence genomic window:
- the LOC112796138 gene encoding CBBY-like protein produces the protein MEATVLSSTLQTRTLRLPCTFSYNNCYLPSTFSRRCSSTHPRPHYRHNHHLTQLPAFNSKPSRFARLSPLCSLSSEHSQESSDLAVLLEVDGVLMDAYRVGNRLAFNKAFEKLGLDCANWTEPIYADLLRRSAGDEEKMIILYFNRIGWPTSLPTNEKGQFTKSVLQEKEKAMEEFVMSKDLPLRPGVEQFIDDAYSERIPVIILTAYSKSGDNIARTVKEKLGNDRSIKVITVGNSEVEQSLYGQLVSGKVISSGVDEELAKEAKRAVSAEKQRLAKEVASMLKLSVEIDTTLSESIDKIVAALRAGAEYAGLPVCNCVLVAGSQTGVAGANRVGMPCVVLRSSLTSRAEFPLANATMDGFGGPDLTISKLRNICKKKQP, from the exons ATGGAAGCAACGGTGCTGAGTTCGACTCTGCAGACGCGGACACTGCGTCTTCCGTGCACATTCAGTTACAATAACTGCTATCTTCCCTCAACCTTCTCCCGTCGATGCTCCTCCACTCATCCTCGCCCTCATTATCGTCATAATCATCACCTTACTCAACTTCCAGCTTTCAATTCAAAGCCTTCGCGCTTTGCTCGTTTATCTCCGCTATGCTCCTTATCCAGCGAGCACTCTCAGGAATCTTCTGACCTCGCTGTTCTTCTCGAAGTCGACGG GGTTCTTATGGACGCATACCGAGTGGGTAATAGATTAGCATTCAATAAAG CATTTGAGAAGCTTGGGCTTGACTGTGCAAACTGGACTGAACCTATCTATGCAGATCTTTTAAG GAGAAGTGCGggagatgaagagaagatgatAATTCTGTATTTTAATCGA ATTGGTTGGCCAACTTCATTGCCCACAAATGAGAAGGGACAGTTCACAAAAAGTGTTTTACAGGAAAAG GAAAAGGCAATGGAAGAGTTTGTGATGTCAAAAGACCTACCTTTGCGACCTGGAGTTGAACA GTTTATTGATGATGCGTATAGTGAACGAATTCCAGTAATAATACTTACAGCCTACAGTAAAAGCGGTGACAATATTGCCAG GACCGTAAAAGAAAAGCTTGGTAATGATCGAAGCATAAAGGTAATCACTGTGGGGAATTCAGAGGTTGAGCAAAGTTTATATGGCCAACTAGTCTCAGGAAAGGTAATTTCTTCTGGTGTGGATGAAGAACTTGCCAAGGAAGCCAAAAGAGCAG TCTCTGCTGAGAAACAAAGGTTAGCAAAGGAGGTTGCATCCATGCTGAAGTTGAGTGTCGAGATTGATACCACCTTATCTGAAAG TATAGATAAGATTGTAGCTGCTCTACGTGCGGGAGCCGAATATGCTGGGTTACCTGTCTGCAACTGTGTACTTGTTGCAGGAAGCCAAACTGGAGTAGCTGGAGCTAATCGGGTGGGCATGCCGTGTGTTGTTTTAAGGAGCAG CTTGACATCTAGGGCTGAGTTCCCATTGGCAAATGCTACAATGGATGGTTTTGGAGGTCCAGATCTAACAATCTCTAAATTACGCAATATATGCAAGAAAAAACAGCCATGA